The following proteins are encoded in a genomic region of Dialister hominis:
- the obgE gene encoding GTPase ObgE — translation MFIDRAKIIVTSGAGGDGMVSFRREKYVPRGGPSGGDGGKGGSVIVVANPDLNTLVNFRRHRHFTANKGENGGAKEMFGKNAEDVIVEVPLGTMIYDNKTGELLADMTQEGQRAVIVKGGHGGRGNSHFATSAVRAPTFAEKGEPGEQKEIRLELKILADVGLLGFPSVGKSSFLKKVSAAKPEVAAYHFTTLSPILGVVSLDDERNFVVADIPGLIEGASQGVGLGDEFLRHVERTKVLIHILDAAGSEGRDPFDDFNIINNELSLYSPKLLQKKQIVAANKIDLIQDPKVLDDLRSKIEAKGYEFFPISTLTGEGIRPLLESVWDLLQEIPDVQNEESEKVIVYEEPKEEFTVEVKDGVFYITGKRIEKLVSMTNFEDYVSLRRFDRAWKFMGIDKLLKKNGIQEGDTVNLYGTEFTFSDNRNQEETEE, via the coding sequence ATGTTTATCGATAGAGCAAAAATTATAGTAACGTCAGGTGCCGGCGGCGACGGAATGGTTTCCTTCCGTCGTGAGAAGTATGTTCCGCGCGGAGGCCCGAGCGGCGGAGACGGCGGCAAAGGCGGTTCCGTCATTGTCGTTGCAAATCCTGATTTAAATACTCTCGTCAATTTCCGCCGTCACAGGCACTTTACAGCCAATAAGGGTGAAAATGGCGGTGCAAAGGAAATGTTTGGCAAAAATGCTGAAGATGTCATCGTCGAAGTTCCTTTGGGAACAATGATTTATGATAATAAAACTGGCGAACTTCTTGCGGATATGACGCAGGAAGGCCAAAGAGCAGTCATTGTCAAAGGCGGACATGGCGGAAGAGGCAACTCTCATTTTGCAACAAGTGCTGTCCGTGCCCCTACATTTGCTGAAAAAGGGGAACCAGGAGAGCAGAAAGAAATCAGACTGGAACTTAAGATTTTAGCAGATGTGGGTCTTTTGGGATTCCCAAGTGTCGGCAAGTCCAGTTTCCTTAAGAAAGTTTCCGCTGCCAAGCCGGAAGTTGCAGCATATCACTTTACTACACTTTCCCCGATCCTTGGCGTGGTAAGTCTTGACGACGAAAGAAATTTCGTTGTTGCAGATATTCCGGGCCTTATTGAAGGCGCAAGCCAGGGCGTTGGTCTTGGGGATGAATTCCTTCGTCATGTAGAACGCACAAAGGTTTTGATCCATATTCTGGATGCTGCCGGAAGCGAAGGCAGGGATCCTTTTGATGATTTTAACATTATCAATAATGAGCTCTCGTTGTACAGCCCAAAACTTCTTCAGAAAAAACAGATTGTTGCAGCCAATAAGATTGATTTGATACAGGATCCTAAAGTGCTTGATGATCTGAGGAGCAAAATCGAAGCGAAAGGTTATGAATTCTTCCCGATCAGTACACTGACAGGAGAGGGAATCCGCCCGCTGCTTGAAAGCGTATGGGACCTGCTGCAGGAAATTCCGGATGTCCAGAATGAGGAATCCGAAAAAGTTATTGTTTATGAAGAACCTAAAGAGGAATTCACTGTCGAAGTCAAGGATGGCGTATTCTACATAACAGGGAAGCGTATTGAAAAGCTCGTAAGCATGACAAACTTTGAGGATTACGTTTCTTTGAGACGTTTTGATCGTGCATGGAAATTCATGGGCATCGATAAGCTGCTCAAAAAGAATGGCATTCAGGAAGGCGATACCGTCAACCTTTATGGAACTGAATTTACGTTCTCTGACAATAGGAATCAGGAAGAGACAGAAGAATAG
- the yhbY gene encoding ribosome assembly RNA-binding protein YhbY yields MLTSKQKQYLKALASKMPAVLQIGKEGNTESVLKSAEDALLAREFIKVKINQNSDEDIKETASYIADKLQCDVVQVIGRTCVLFKQKEKKSHYELP; encoded by the coding sequence ATGCTTACCAGCAAACAAAAACAATATTTGAAAGCGCTGGCATCTAAAATGCCGGCAGTTCTTCAGATTGGCAAAGAAGGTAATACTGAAAGCGTCTTAAAGAGTGCGGAAGATGCTTTACTGGCCCGTGAATTTATTAAAGTTAAAATCAACCAGAATTCAGATGAAGATATAAAGGAAACAGCCTCTTATATTGCAGATAAACTTCAGTGTGATGTTGTCCAGGTGATTGGAAGGACCTGTGTCCTTTTTAAGCAAAAAGAGAAGAAGTCACATTATGAGCTGCCCTGA
- the proB gene encoding glutamate 5-kinase, with the protein MSCPENKHRSLLKNKKRIVIKVGTSSITYDNGKINLRFIDHLARQISDLKNSGLQVILVTSGAIGVGLPELGFEKKPDYLPYKQAAAAVGQGILMNIYEHTFHEYGQVVAQMLLTKGDAVNSSRYLYMKGTLVSLLELGAIPIINENDAVTADEIKIGDNDTLSAIVASISDADLLIILSDIDGLYDADPRTHENARIIHEVPEFTRSLFSMAGGSGTARGTGGMYTKLQAAEICVRSGIDMIVAKSDEPEILYRLVEGEQLGTLFYAENVHPQLKKRDIIIGTAVKGRIYVDKGCSEAILQKGSSLLPVGIVSVEGQFSDGDTVAVYCGDTELARGITHYNNADIEKIKGCHSEKLESLLGYAPPYETVIHRDNLLIMR; encoded by the coding sequence ATGAGCTGCCCTGAAAATAAACATCGGTCTTTACTTAAGAACAAGAAAAGAATAGTGATCAAGGTTGGAACCAGTTCAATAACCTATGATAACGGCAAGATCAATCTGCGTTTTATTGATCACCTGGCCCGCCAGATATCCGATTTGAAAAACAGCGGACTGCAGGTTATTTTAGTTACCTCTGGTGCCATCGGAGTAGGACTTCCCGAGCTCGGCTTTGAGAAAAAACCAGATTACCTGCCATATAAACAGGCCGCCGCAGCTGTCGGCCAGGGAATACTTATGAATATTTATGAACATACTTTTCATGAGTATGGCCAGGTTGTGGCACAGATGCTTCTTACCAAGGGCGATGCGGTAAATTCCAGCAGATACCTGTATATGAAGGGGACATTGGTTTCACTTCTTGAGCTTGGTGCGATCCCTATCATCAATGAAAATGATGCTGTTACCGCTGATGAGATAAAAATCGGTGACAATGATACGCTGTCGGCGATTGTTGCCAGCATATCTGATGCAGATCTGCTGATTATCTTATCTGATATTGACGGGCTTTATGATGCCGATCCGCGTACACATGAAAATGCCAGGATCATTCATGAAGTACCTGAGTTTACCCGCAGCTTATTCAGCATGGCAGGAGGTTCAGGAACTGCCCGGGGTACAGGCGGAATGTATACGAAGCTGCAGGCTGCTGAAATATGTGTCCGCTCTGGGATTGACATGATTGTGGCCAAGAGTGATGAACCTGAAATCCTTTACCGTTTGGTTGAGGGCGAGCAGTTAGGCACGCTTTTCTATGCTGAAAATGTCCACCCGCAGCTGAAGAAGCGCGATATCATTATCGGTACCGCTGTTAAAGGAAGAATTTATGTGGATAAGGGATGCAGTGAAGCCATCCTCCAAAAGGGATCGAGCCTTCTTCCTGTAGGAATAGTCAGCGTTGAAGGACAGTTTTCTGATGGGGATACTGTTGCCGTATATTGCGGCGATACAGAATTGGCCCGCGGCATAACGCACTATAATAACGCAGATATAGAAAAGATCAAAGGCTGCCATTCAGAAAAATTAGAAAGTCTCTTGGGATATGCACCGCCATATGAAACAGTCATTCATCGAGACAATTTGCTGATCATGAGATGA
- the nadD gene encoding nicotinate-nucleotide adenylyltransferase yields the protein MSKRIGIFGGSFNPIHIGHLVIAEAAWQEFGLEKVLFIPSGDTPNKDMHHIDKHLRYNMVQKAIEGNEHFDISPIEREREGPSYTVDTIRLLRTSLSHDCQIFFICGTDAIVDLPNWKYNKELLDSCDFIAASRPGSEIQLEESIRFFGETGIKKIHPLNTPELDISSTKLRELIANKKSARYFIPDNVLTYIKKYHLYEA from the coding sequence ATGTCTAAACGCATAGGGATATTCGGCGGCTCTTTCAATCCAATACACATCGGTCATCTTGTCATAGCAGAAGCTGCATGGCAGGAGTTCGGTCTTGAGAAAGTGCTTTTCATCCCATCTGGTGATACGCCTAACAAAGACATGCACCATATAGATAAACATTTAAGATACAACATGGTTCAGAAGGCAATAGAAGGAAATGAGCATTTTGATATTTCTCCTATTGAAAGAGAGCGAGAAGGCCCCTCTTATACGGTAGATACGATCAGGCTGCTGAGGACTTCATTGAGTCATGACTGCCAGATTTTTTTCATTTGCGGCACTGACGCTATAGTCGATCTGCCGAATTGGAAATATAATAAGGAACTCCTTGATTCATGTGACTTTATCGCTGCGAGCCGGCCGGGGAGCGAGATACAGTTAGAGGAATCAATCCGTTTCTTTGGCGAAACCGGAATAAAGAAAATTCATCCTTTAAATACGCCTGAACTGGATATTTCCTCTACGAAACTAAGAGAATTAATTGCAAACAAGAAATCAGCCAGATATTTTATACCTGACAATGTACTAACTTATATTAAGAAATATCATCTTTATGAGGCATGA
- the yqeK gene encoding bis(5'-nucleosyl)-tetraphosphatase (symmetrical) YqeK gives MRHERHMDLIDIQKDLKKILSAKRYRHSAGVADSARALADKYGANAEKAYIAGWVHDCAKELSLSEMHDIVNEHSLRLDKYVLSSKALLHGPVGSILCETKYGIDDKDIKSAIFYHTTGRTNMTLLEKIIFLADYIEPSRDFPGVDTIRKLAEKDLNQAVLSAYNSTIKHLIDQDAYIYDLTFLGRNDMVLLIDGENDTAR, from the coding sequence ATGAGGCATGAGAGGCATATGGACTTAATAGATATTCAAAAGGACTTAAAAAAAATACTCAGCGCGAAAAGATATCGTCATTCTGCCGGCGTTGCAGACTCTGCCAGGGCATTGGCCGATAAGTATGGTGCAAATGCTGAGAAGGCATACATAGCCGGTTGGGTTCATGACTGTGCAAAGGAATTATCTCTTTCAGAAATGCATGATATAGTCAATGAACATTCACTCAGGCTTGATAAATATGTACTGTCCAGCAAAGCCCTGCTTCACGGACCCGTCGGCAGTATTTTGTGCGAAACCAAGTATGGAATAGATGATAAGGACATCAAAAGTGCAATTTTTTATCATACGACAGGCCGCACAAATATGACACTTCTGGAAAAGATCATTTTCCTGGCAGATTATATCGAGCCATCCAGAGATTTCCCCGGGGTGGATACTATCAGGAAGCTTGCAGAGAAGGATCTTAATCAGGCAGTTCTCTCTGCTTACAACTCAACAATCAAGCATTTAATTGATCAGGATGCTTATATATACGATTTAACTTTCCTCGGCAGGAATGATATGGTTCTTTTGATAGATGGTGAAAATGATACGGCCAGATAA
- a CDS encoding LCP family protein: protein MIRPDKKRKGKLKIGRILLAVLLCIACIFLGISAFSKIGFPGRILGQKDAGPSYYLVIGTYDKENTDADLILLVAWNEVNKKVSFISIPPNTQIGRPEGKSVLLNKTYSEGGAEETKSAIENLLHIRIDKYAVFNTSAFENLDTTEKGVNLYVEKDMSHFDKYGQPDINIRKGYQKLDGDQALGYLRFIDAQDGEIGRLQRQERLIKAYIASLQNNPSLYNWVEARYHWDSVDSDITSSEIAKIIYKVSGYESSDFKFIILPGEKQTKNAQKVWVMNPVEAQKIIAMTMEQDS, encoded by the coding sequence ATGATACGGCCAGATAAAAAGAGAAAAGGAAAACTTAAAATAGGGCGCATCCTGCTGGCAGTCCTGCTTTGCATCGCCTGTATTTTTCTGGGCATATCCGCTTTCAGCAAAATTGGATTTCCTGGCAGGATTTTAGGTCAAAAGGATGCAGGGCCTTCCTATTACCTCGTTATAGGAACATATGATAAAGAGAATACCGATGCGGATCTTATACTGCTCGTCGCATGGAATGAAGTGAATAAGAAGGTTTCGTTTATATCAATACCGCCAAACACTCAGATCGGACGTCCGGAGGGCAAAAGTGTACTTCTGAATAAGACGTATTCAGAAGGCGGTGCTGAGGAAACAAAGAGTGCGATCGAGAACCTGCTTCATATCAGGATTGATAAATACGCGGTGTTTAATACTTCTGCTTTTGAAAATCTGGACACTACAGAAAAAGGTGTAAATCTTTACGTTGAAAAGGATATGAGCCATTTTGACAAGTACGGCCAGCCGGATATAAACATACGCAAGGGATATCAGAAGCTTGACGGGGACCAGGCACTTGGCTATTTACGTTTCATTGATGCTCAGGATGGCGAAATAGGGCGCCTGCAAAGGCAGGAAAGATTGATCAAGGCATATATTGCCTCACTTCAGAATAATCCCTCCTTATACAACTGGGTTGAAGCCAGATACCATTGGGACAGCGTTGATAGTGATATAACTTCTTCTGAAATCGCTAAGATTATCTATAAGGTCTCTGGCTATGAATCTTCAGATTTCAAATTTATCATTCTTCCAGGAGAAAAACAGACGAAAAACGCTCAAAAAGTCTGGGTTATGAACCCGGTGGAGGCTCAGAAGATCATTGCAATGACCATGGAGCAGGATAGTTAA